In Rubrobacter radiotolerans DSM 5868, a genomic segment contains:
- a CDS encoding FHA domain-containing protein: MVCPNCGSEVTSRMKFCPECGARLDHGGTTISYQPSFAEEEIVASTAQVPENGASLVELDQVEGTAGRRMHDITAELVTVGRSPDCEIFLDDVTVSRAHAEITRGERSFRIRDVGSLNGTYVNRVRVDSVDLRNGDEIQIGKYRFKFVFN; this comes from the coding sequence ATGGTATGCCCGAACTGCGGCTCCGAGGTAACGAGCCGGATGAAGTTCTGTCCGGAGTGCGGGGCGCGGTTGGATCACGGGGGGACGACGATCTCCTACCAGCCGTCGTTTGCCGAGGAGGAGATCGTCGCCTCGACGGCGCAGGTCCCGGAGAACGGAGCGTCGCTTGTCGAGCTGGATCAGGTCGAGGGCACGGCGGGCCGGAGGATGCACGACATCACGGCCGAGCTTGTAACGGTCGGGCGGTCGCCGGACTGTGAGATCTTTCTCGACGATGTGACGGTTTCGAGGGCTCATGCTGAGATAACGCGGGGGGAGAGGTCGTTCAGGATCCGGGACGTCGGCAGCCTCAACGGCACCTATGTGAACCGGGTGCGCGTCGACTCGGTGGATCTCAGGAACGGGGACGAGATACAGATCGGCAAGTACCGGTTCAAGTTCGTCTTTAACTAG
- a CDS encoding lysophospholipid acyltransferase family protein: protein MATLDRSGMSARYGLFRRVITAAFAVLVGFRVNGEENVPRTGAVVVAANHWRFFDPVFVCLAVPRRVQWMAKKELFLKPLVPVFGLLGAFPVDREGGGRAAIRTALLHLKEGWAIGIFPEGTRRKKPEERRAKTDESEAKSGAVMLAGRSGAPILPVFIGPFPTLRERLAGKRLEAYVGEPIYVGPDTKGREAYRRAANEMVAAIYALPSGSTNGPAHDPADARKKGR, encoded by the coding sequence GTGGCGACGCTCGACCGGAGCGGGATGAGCGCGCGCTACGGGCTGTTCCGGCGGGTCATTACCGCGGCGTTCGCCGTTCTCGTGGGGTTCAGGGTCAACGGCGAGGAGAACGTCCCGAGAACGGGGGCCGTCGTTGTAGCGGCGAACCACTGGCGGTTTTTCGATCCGGTCTTTGTCTGCCTGGCGGTGCCGAGGCGCGTGCAGTGGATGGCTAAAAAGGAACTTTTTCTGAAACCCCTCGTGCCGGTCTTCGGGCTGCTCGGAGCGTTTCCGGTCGACCGGGAGGGAGGTGGACGGGCGGCGATCCGGACAGCGCTCCTCCACCTGAAAGAGGGATGGGCGATCGGGATCTTCCCCGAAGGCACGCGCCGGAAGAAGCCGGAGGAGCGACGGGCCAAAACGGATGAGAGCGAGGCGAAAAGCGGGGCCGTGATGCTCGCCGGGAGGTCCGGAGCGCCGATACTGCCGGTGTTTATCGGGCCGTTCCCGACACTCCGGGAGAGGCTCGCCGGAAAGCGCCTTGAGGCGTACGTCGGAGAGCCCATATACGTCGGGCCGGATACGAAGGGTCGGGAGGCGTACCGGAGGGCGGCAAACGAGATGGTGGCCGCGATCTACGCCCTCCCGAGCGGCTCGACGAACGGTCCTGCGCACGACCCGGCGGACGCCCGGAAGAAGGGGAGATAA
- a CDS encoding sugar phosphate nucleotidyltransferase: protein MKTRKAVIMAGGQGTRLRPLTNERPKPMIPIANVPCMEHIVNLLARHGFEEIVATLQFMPEEITDHFGDGSEWGVNIRYSVEDSPAGTAGSVKLAERELDLAEDERFLVISGDALTDADLGALVEFHERRGSVATMVLKSVANPLDFGIVITDEDGRIQRFLEKPAWGQVFSDTVNTGIYLLDRSVLREIPSPAADSGEYDFSKDLFPKLLSGGAPIFGYVTEDYWEDIGTLEQYASAQRDVLLGRVEGVRPPGLRLRDNIYVARSSRLGDEESLEGPVSVGENVRIDEGAVIKPHTVIGSNVVVASGARLERCVVSDGTYIGEGAELYDTVVGRSCYIQARARLQERSSLGDDVIVGEGALIAPDVKVYPHKTIEDRAHVTQSLIYETMGLRTVFRGGKVTGRFNVDLTPEFVVRLASSFGSTLDAGSTVTVGRDAAPAAHVAKRAMTAALLGTGVNVRDLRAAHAGVVRHDVLAGKSSAGAHLRAGSEPDEVEILFFSDDATPISEADERGVEKHFVREEYRRAHGEDIGELIYPGRAVEQYVERLERASEPDGTRGATIVADFSGGVASLVASRVFSRLGVNAVVVSGFANANARGTTEGADTLDERLARVERIVPTVGATFGCVVGSTGEPVSVVDDAGERVPQDVMLACVLLQMQPERVVLPVDLSARYRRLVELYGGSVEESRSGMVNVAIKAAQTGADLAALDDGSYVFPSFMPAADCFMTISCLLKLFSESPISSVRSRFGNRFARVVRRDLDCPWSAKGRVMRELAERFGGNPETVLTDGVKVALEDAWVLMLPDPENPTFHVYCEHTGGLEDGPNTFPEPPKSALRKAEELADRYADLVQSFTEQAARESPSDVLTGRA from the coding sequence ATGAAGACCCGGAAGGCCGTGATCATGGCCGGAGGCCAGGGCACGAGGCTCAGGCCGCTCACCAACGAACGCCCGAAGCCGATGATCCCGATAGCGAACGTGCCGTGCATGGAGCACATCGTCAACCTGCTCGCTCGCCACGGCTTCGAGGAGATCGTCGCAACGTTGCAGTTCATGCCGGAGGAGATAACCGACCACTTCGGCGACGGCTCTGAGTGGGGGGTGAACATCCGCTACTCCGTCGAGGACTCGCCCGCCGGGACCGCCGGCTCCGTGAAGCTCGCCGAGCGCGAGCTCGACCTCGCGGAGGACGAAAGGTTCCTCGTTATAAGCGGCGACGCCCTGACCGACGCGGACCTCGGGGCCCTTGTCGAGTTTCACGAGCGGCGCGGCTCGGTCGCCACGATGGTCTTGAAGAGCGTTGCGAACCCTCTGGACTTCGGCATCGTCATAACGGACGAGGACGGCCGGATACAGCGCTTTCTTGAGAAACCGGCCTGGGGTCAGGTCTTCTCCGACACGGTGAACACGGGGATCTACCTTCTCGACCGCTCGGTGCTTCGGGAGATACCCTCGCCGGCGGCGGACTCGGGCGAGTACGACTTCTCGAAGGACCTCTTCCCGAAGCTCCTCTCGGGCGGGGCGCCGATCTTCGGCTACGTGACGGAGGACTACTGGGAGGACATCGGGACGCTTGAGCAGTACGCCAGCGCGCAGCGGGACGTGCTTCTCGGGCGGGTCGAGGGTGTGAGGCCGCCGGGTCTCAGGCTCCGGGACAACATCTACGTTGCCCGGAGCAGCCGCCTGGGCGATGAGGAGTCGCTCGAAGGTCCGGTCTCCGTCGGGGAGAACGTCCGCATCGACGAGGGGGCGGTGATAAAGCCCCACACGGTTATCGGGTCGAACGTGGTCGTTGCGAGCGGGGCGCGCCTTGAGCGGTGCGTCGTCTCGGACGGGACGTACATCGGCGAGGGCGCGGAGCTCTACGACACGGTCGTCGGGAGGTCCTGCTACATCCAGGCCCGGGCCCGGCTTCAGGAGCGCAGCTCGCTCGGGGACGACGTTATCGTCGGCGAGGGTGCCCTTATTGCGCCGGACGTGAAGGTCTATCCGCACAAGACAATAGAGGACCGCGCGCACGTTACTCAGAGCCTGATCTACGAGACGATGGGCCTTAGAACGGTGTTTCGGGGCGGGAAGGTCACGGGCAGGTTCAACGTGGACCTGACCCCGGAGTTCGTCGTCCGCCTCGCCTCCTCTTTCGGGAGCACGCTCGACGCGGGTTCTACGGTCACGGTCGGACGGGACGCCGCGCCCGCCGCACACGTCGCAAAGCGGGCGATGACGGCGGCGCTTCTCGGGACGGGCGTGAACGTCCGCGACCTCAGGGCCGCCCACGCGGGCGTCGTGCGCCACGACGTGCTCGCCGGTAAGTCCTCGGCCGGGGCGCACCTCAGGGCCGGCTCGGAGCCGGATGAGGTCGAGATCCTGTTTTTCTCCGACGACGCCACCCCGATAAGCGAGGCTGATGAGCGCGGCGTCGAGAAGCACTTTGTCCGGGAGGAGTACCGCCGGGCGCACGGCGAGGACATCGGGGAGCTGATCTACCCGGGCCGCGCCGTCGAGCAGTACGTCGAGCGTCTCGAACGGGCTTCGGAGCCCGACGGGACGCGCGGGGCGACGATCGTCGCCGACTTCTCGGGTGGGGTCGCGAGCCTCGTCGCAAGCCGGGTCTTCTCGCGGCTCGGGGTGAACGCCGTGGTCGTCTCGGGCTTTGCCAACGCGAACGCCCGGGGCACGACCGAGGGCGCCGACACGCTTGATGAGCGCCTTGCGCGCGTGGAGAGGATCGTTCCGACCGTCGGAGCAACCTTCGGGTGCGTCGTCGGCTCGACCGGCGAGCCGGTCTCTGTTGTCGACGATGCCGGAGAACGGGTCCCTCAGGACGTGATGCTCGCCTGCGTCCTTCTTCAGATGCAGCCCGAACGCGTCGTCCTTCCGGTCGACCTGAGCGCCCGCTACCGGCGGCTCGTCGAACTCTACGGCGGCTCGGTCGAGGAGAGCCGCAGCGGGATGGTGAACGTCGCGATAAAGGCCGCCCAGACCGGCGCGGACCTCGCGGCCCTAGACGACGGAAGCTACGTCTTCCCGAGCTTCATGCCGGCCGCCGACTGCTTTATGACGATCTCCTGCCTCCTGAAGCTCTTCTCTGAATCCCCGATCTCCTCGGTCCGCTCACGCTTCGGCAACCGCTTCGCCCGGGTCGTCCGCCGGGACCTCGACTGCCCGTGGTCGGCCAAGGGACGGGTCATGCGCGAGCTCGCGGAGCGCTTCGGAGGCAACCCGGAGACCGTACTGACCGACGGCGTGAAGGTCGCCCTGGAAGACGCCTGGGTCCTCATGCTCCCGGACCCGGAGAACCCGACCTTCCACGTCTACTGTGAGCACACCGGCGGCCTCGAAGACGGTCCCAACACCTTCCCGGAGCCCCCCAAGAGCGCGCTAAGGAAGGCCGAGGAGCTCGCCGACAGGTATGCGGACCTCGTTCAGAGCTTTACGGAACAGGCCGCTCGCGAGAGCCCGAGCGACGTCCTGACGGGCCGCGCCTAG
- the der gene encoding ribosome biogenesis GTPase Der codes for MTGGEAGGRGRTDRLPTVAVVGAPNVGKSSFVNRVVGRRSSVVSDEPGTTRDRGYSEAEWAGREFTLVDTGGMEPSATTGLQALVTLQAKVAVEEADVIVHMVDSRLGPTEADAAIARELLASGAKVVLAVNKLDNPADDTERYAFYALGEGEPHAISAIHGLGTGDLLDRIVALLPEEQEEAEGEPLPTLAIVGRPNAGKSTLMNALVGSERAVVSEMPGTTTDAVEHVVRVEDAGEERLFTLLDTAGVSRGARRSVGVPYYSTLRTSQAIRRADVSLLLLDAVEGLTGADLRLAREIEESGRSCGVILNKSDLVDAERIRELEEEVTYRMSDLEPPFISISALTGRGVERVLPFAARIERAYGLKLPTHEIAEFVNDLVARSAPAKGVRIRYATQTGTRPPRFTVFANRPKDVREGYIRYLANAIRRKYDLYGVSVAVRVKSSHRER; via the coding sequence ATGACCGGGGGCGAAGCAGGAGGTCGCGGAAGGACCGACCGGCTCCCGACCGTCGCGGTCGTCGGAGCGCCGAACGTCGGGAAGAGCTCGTTTGTGAACCGGGTCGTCGGGCGGAGGTCGTCGGTTGTCTCGGACGAGCCCGGCACGACGCGCGACCGGGGCTACAGCGAGGCCGAGTGGGCGGGCCGGGAGTTCACCCTCGTGGACACCGGAGGGATGGAGCCTTCGGCGACGACCGGGCTTCAGGCGCTCGTGACGCTGCAGGCGAAGGTCGCGGTCGAGGAGGCGGACGTTATAGTCCACATGGTCGACTCCCGGCTCGGGCCGACGGAGGCGGATGCGGCGATCGCCCGGGAGCTGCTCGCCTCGGGGGCGAAGGTCGTGCTCGCCGTAAACAAGCTCGACAACCCGGCCGACGACACCGAGCGGTACGCCTTCTATGCCCTGGGTGAAGGCGAGCCGCACGCGATCTCGGCGATTCACGGCTTGGGTACCGGAGACCTGCTCGACAGGATCGTCGCCCTGCTCCCCGAGGAGCAGGAGGAGGCGGAGGGCGAGCCGCTGCCGACGCTGGCTATAGTCGGGCGGCCGAACGCCGGGAAGAGCACCCTCATGAACGCGCTCGTCGGGAGTGAGCGGGCGGTCGTCTCCGAGATGCCGGGCACGACGACCGACGCCGTAGAGCACGTCGTGCGGGTCGAGGACGCAGGAGAGGAGAGACTCTTTACGCTGCTCGACACGGCCGGGGTCAGCCGGGGAGCGCGGCGCTCGGTCGGGGTCCCGTACTACTCGACGCTCAGGACCTCGCAGGCGATCCGGCGGGCGGACGTCTCGCTCCTCTTGCTCGATGCGGTCGAGGGGCTCACGGGCGCGGACTTGAGGCTTGCGCGAGAGATCGAGGAGAGCGGGCGCTCGTGCGGGGTGATACTGAACAAGAGCGACCTCGTGGACGCCGAGCGCATCCGGGAGCTTGAGGAAGAGGTCACCTACCGGATGAGCGATCTCGAGCCGCCGTTTATCTCGATCAGCGCGCTGACCGGGCGCGGAGTGGAGCGGGTCCTGCCGTTTGCGGCGCGAATAGAGCGCGCCTACGGCCTGAAGCTCCCGACGCACGAGATCGCGGAGTTCGTCAACGACCTTGTCGCCCGGAGCGCCCCGGCGAAGGGGGTGAGGATCCGCTACGCCACCCAGACCGGGACCCGACCGCCGAGGTTCACCGTCTTTGCGAACCGTCCGAAGGACGTGAGGGAGGGCTACATAAGGTACCTCGCGAACGCGATCCGCAGAAAGTACGACCTCTACGGCGTGAGCGTAGCCGTGCGCGTGAAGAGCAGCCACAGAGAACGCTGA